The Mangrovivirga cuniculi genomic sequence CCCCATCTTCATTACCAGTTATTATGCAACCACCTGCTTTCCCATAAAACACATACTGTCCTTTGTCATTTTTCTTCCCACTCATTGCATAAATTCGCTCTAGTAGCTTTCTAGCTTCTGATGACATTTCCCCTAACCAAATGGGGGTGCCTACTACGAGAATATCCGCGTCGGCGATTTTTTTATACAGTTCCGGCCATTCATCTTTTTCCCATCCCTCTTCCGTCATATCCGGTAAAACACCAGGAGCGATATTAAGATCGACTAATCGAACATATTCAACATTAACACCCTCTCTTTCCATGATCCCCATTGATACCTCCATTAGCTTTTCTGTATTGCTTAATCTAGGAGATTTTTTTAGAGTACAATTAATAAAAATAGCTTTGAGATTACTGTATTTTGGAGAGTCCATAGGAGTTATAGATTGTTCGGTTTCGCATATAATTACACTATTTTCGAACAAATAAACAAGAAAACAACAAGTAAGCTCACAGTTAATATTTCGAAAATTAATCTATTAATAAGCTGCTTAATTGCTGTTTAGCATAAAAATTAAAATAAATTAAAATGCTGTATATAGATTGGCATCTAAATTGCTATAAGATTATTAGGTTTAGAATAAAGGTTTAGGTTTAACAAGTGTAGTGAATTCTTATTTACTACACTTTTTTTAATTCCAATTGCATACGATAAAGATCAAATCCCACCGCCCAGTAATCTTTAACCATTTCGATAGATCTGAATCCAAATTGGTAATAAAAAGTATTTGCTAACTGAGAGGTCCAAACCTCTATAGAAGAAACATCTTCATCTTCTGATATCAGACTAAGAATATAATTTACTAATTCACTTCCTTTACCTTTACCATGATAATCGGGATGGATTATATCCCAGCTTAATCGCGCTACATCATCATTGTTCATAATATGGTAACCGCCACATCCCTTAATAACTCCTGATTCTTCAACAACAAAAAATTTTTTATCATCAGTATTAAGATAATTTTCAAAATCGGGAAGTTCTTCCGGGTCAAAATGTACCGGAGTATTTAATTTGAAAATTTGAATTACTTCTTTGTAATCTGATGACGGGTCGTACCTTCTTATCATTAAAGTCTTCTTTACAAGATCAAAATAATCAAAATATTTAACATTTAATTATTTAAACAAGGTCCTTTAATTATTAAAAGTATAATATTAAATTATGGGTTTTACAAAATTTAAAAAAAGCGATAAATCATCATCTCCGTCAGTAAAAATAATTTCTTTCACTATTATTAATTATAAAATGAAAAATAATAATCTAGACATTTTCCATTAAAAATTAATTAGCCATTTAGCATTTAAAAAAACACAGGTTTAACTTCTTACTGAGGTGTATAGGTGATTTATGTAATTATCTAATATCTAATTCTTAACTCGGTAATGAAGTTCAACTACTCCATTTGAATATGTTTTTGAATCGAGTAATTCCAGAGAACTAATTGTCTGATTTTGACTAAATATTTCAATCCCATCATCGATGATTATTGGCATCATAAATACTTTTAGTTCGTCAATCACACCTCCTGAGAGCAATAAGGCATTAGTTTGCCCTCCTCCGATTACCCAGATAATCCCTCCTGGATCCTTTTTAAGGCCCTTTACAAAATCGATTGGATCTTCGTTTATATAATTAACATTTTCATCCTTCTTGAGGTCTTTTCTTCTGGTAAAAACATAATTATCCTTGCCTTTATATGGAAATTCAGTATCAAACCCCAGTACCTGATCATAAGTAGTATTCCCCTGGATAGTAATCTCAACCTTATCATAAAATTCGGAATATCCATAATCCAATCTCTTGGGATTAGGTATTTTTTCCAGCCAGCCAACTGAACTATTAGAATCCGCAATCTTACCGTTAAGACTTATAGCTATATAGGAAACAACTTTTCTCATGTTATTTTATTTTAGTACGCATATTTTCATATTCCTTGTAGATATCCATTAAATCCGGCTCTTTCCGCATATATTCTTTCCTTAATTTATTATCTTCCATCCAGCGATAAATCCAGGATATACCGTATTTCAGATGATAATATTCCTTCTGATCGTAAACACTGTCTCTTAAGACTTCTTCTAAAGAAATAAAATCATAATTCAATGAACTTAACCGAGTTATAATAGCTGCTAAATAGTCTGAATTGATTCTATTATCGTGACATAAATATATATGAGGTATATCCCGGTTATATTCTTCATCAACCAACTCCTCAAAGAATTCAAACATTCTTATAGTATAATTTACATAACGATCTCCAATTCTCTGAGCATTTTCGAGATCTCCTTGCGAAAGATAGGTTGCATACAAATAATTGAACATCCAGTCACTACTCTCTACGGTAAAAGGGGTAATATTATATCCATTGTCTTCTAAGAAATTCCTGATTCTTATCTGTTGCAATGAATCTTTTCCTAAATCATTAAATGGAAACCTGAATTCATTTAAATCTTTATCATATTTTAACGATAAATTCCTGGTCAATAATTCTCCTTTTATAACTTCTGCTGAAAATGAATCAACTCCTATCGCTGAATAGCGGGGATGATTAAAACTGTGATTACCCGGAGAAACATATTCTTTACTTAGCCAGTCTTCCAGTAATAGAAGCTTGACACTATCTACTTTCCCCCCTGAGTATACCCTATTTTCATTAATAAAAATTGATACCGGTATCTGAAGACTATCTAATACAGACAACAAGTTTGATCTTGAACTATTGGTTTGTGGAACATCATCTATGGTTATAACCACACTTTTTTCAGATTGAGCACTCAAAACCAGATTAAAAATTGATAGCATAACTATCAATATCCCATTATTTATTTTTTTCATATTAGACATAAAATTCTTCTTAAAATTATTGGTTTACTCTTCTTCTACGTGCTCTTTAATAAAAGATGGCACAATTAAATTATTTTAAAACCTTTTTAGATCTTTACTATTAAACTTCCATTCCGGAGTTAATATCACGCCCTCCTTTACTTCATACCAGGGATTATTAGTTTTTAAAGGATTTAAAAGGATCTGAATTTCCTGTGCTGGCATATAACTTTGAGCAAGCATTACTAGCTTTTGACCTGTTTCAATATTTTCAACCATATCTACTAATATCACGGCATGTCCGGGAGAACCTCCCTGTATGAGAATATCACCAATTTTCATATCAGTTATCTTTACCTCTTCAAGCTCTCTTGATAAGGACAAGGTACCTGCATAGCTAAATACTATTTCCAAATATTCCCAGAACTTTTCATCAGAATCCCCTGGTGTTCCTCCAGGCACCCATCTGACATTTTTACCTCTAACTTGTATTCTATTTCCTTTAATCCATTTGGAATAATCAGCAATAAAACCATTTGTGAATTCAAAATGAATATTATTTATCTGATCAGTTTTTCGCAGAAAATCAGCTCTTAATCTAATAATTGCATCTGCGCATTGATGCAAATCACGATTACCGATCGGAAGATCAACAACTGCACAATATACATTATTGGAAGATTTAATATTACCATTATAGTATTTAACGACTGACCCTGATGGTTTTAAAGGTAACGTTCTGAGGAATGTTCCAAATTCATTTACACCAACATTGACTCTTTTAAATCCTTTTGGAGGATTAAATCTTTCAATAATTGTTAGCCCTTGATTTTTAATAATTATAGGTTCGTCCGGAATAGATTGTTCTACATTCTTTATCTGATTTTTAGGGTTTTGACCACAAGAATTTAATGGTAAAAAAATTATGAGAAAAATGATTTTCCACATTTGAAATTTAAGTTTTGGCATTTGATTTTTTAAATAAAGTTTTGATAAGCGATATAGTTATAACGATAAAACCAGGAATACCGATCCATATGAGTTCACTTTTAATAACATTCAGACCTCTTTCCGTAAAAAAATTTTCAATCCCGATTGGAGATACTTTGATAGGCCTGAATGGCAAAAAATATCTCTGGTTATCAAAAGGTGCAAATACAGCGACTCCCAATCCTCCTGTTGTCATTGCATCCAATATTATGTGAGAGGCCGAACAAATAAAAAAATAAAAACAAAGTATATAGCCGGTTTTACTAGCTAAGTATTTTTTGTAGAAAAGAACTACCAGCAATATCCCTGTTAACAATGAAAAAAATAATGAATGGGTTATTCCTCTGTGTCCCCATATATTTTCATATGGAATACCAAAATTAAAAGCCAGAACATCTATATCAGGTAGTACGGAACATATAATACCTAGTAGAATAACTTTATATGTTTTTATTTCTGCCGGAAAAACCATCCCTAATGATGATGCTGCAAATGCATGACCGAATAATGATGCCATAAACTTTAGTATTTAGTCGCCTCTTTTAAAAGTTTTTTAATCATGTCTAGGTAAAAAGCTTTTGCTTCTAAAAACGAAGATGGTGGTGAATTCACAAAAACAATCGCCCCTACATTCTCTTCCGGGTCAAATGAAACCACCGTTGCTACGCCTGGGTCTCCACCTGTATGAGATGGAAGTCTCCTCATTAATAAATAATACAACCAATGATCAAACTCG encodes the following:
- a CDS encoding dihydrofolate reductase family protein, with protein sequence MRKVVSYIAISLNGKIADSNSSVGWLEKIPNPKRLDYGYSEFYDKVEITIQGNTTYDQVLGFDTEFPYKGKDNYVFTRRKDLKKDENVNYINEDPIDFVKGLKKDPGGIIWVIGGGQTNALLLSGGVIDELKVFMMPIIIDDGIEIFSQNQTISSLELLDSKTYSNGVVELHYRVKN
- a CDS encoding GNAT family N-acetyltransferase encodes the protein MIRRYDPSSDYKEVIQIFKLNTPVHFDPEELPDFENYLNTDDKKFFVVEESGVIKGCGGYHIMNNDDVARLSWDIIHPDYHGKGKGSELVNYILSLISEDEDVSSIEVWTSQLANTFYYQFGFRSIEMVKDYWAVGFDLYRMQLELKKV
- a CDS encoding flavodoxin family protein; its protein translation is MDSPKYSNLKAIFINCTLKKSPRLSNTEKLMEVSMGIMEREGVNVEYVRLVDLNIAPGVLPDMTEEGWEKDEWPELYKKIADADILVVGTPIWLGEMSSEARKLLERIYAMSGKKNDKGQYVFYGKAGGCIITGNEDGVKHCSMGILYSLQHVGYTIPPQADAGWIGEVGPGPSYADKDSGGPESEFTNRNATFMTYNLLNIASLFKSNNGINNYGNSVDLWEEGERWKFEPPKIN
- a CDS encoding DUF4846 domain-containing protein; protein product: MWKIIFLIIFLPLNSCGQNPKNQIKNVEQSIPDEPIIIKNQGLTIIERFNPPKGFKRVNVGVNEFGTFLRTLPLKPSGSVVKYYNGNIKSSNNVYCAVVDLPIGNRDLHQCADAIIRLRADFLRKTDQINNIHFEFTNGFIADYSKWIKGNRIQVRGKNVRWVPGGTPGDSDEKFWEYLEIVFSYAGTLSLSRELEEVKITDMKIGDILIQGGSPGHAVILVDMVENIETGQKLVMLAQSYMPAQEIQILLNPLKTNNPWYEVKEGVILTPEWKFNSKDLKRF
- a CDS encoding metal-dependent hydrolase codes for the protein MASLFGHAFAASSLGMVFPAEIKTYKVILLGIICSVLPDIDVLAFNFGIPYENIWGHRGITHSLFFSLLTGILLVVLFYKKYLASKTGYILCFYFFICSASHIILDAMTTGGLGVAVFAPFDNQRYFLPFRPIKVSPIGIENFFTERGLNVIKSELIWIGIPGFIVITISLIKTLFKKSNAKT
- a CDS encoding polysaccharide deacetylase family protein, yielding MKKINNGILIVMLSIFNLVLSAQSEKSVVITIDDVPQTNSSRSNLLSVLDSLQIPVSIFINENRVYSGGKVDSVKLLLLEDWLSKEYVSPGNHSFNHPRYSAIGVDSFSAEVIKGELLTRNLSLKYDKDLNEFRFPFNDLGKDSLQQIRIRNFLEDNGYNITPFTVESSDWMFNYLYATYLSQGDLENAQRIGDRYVNYTIRMFEFFEELVDEEYNRDIPHIYLCHDNRINSDYLAAIITRLSSLNYDFISLEEVLRDSVYDQKEYYHLKYGISWIYRWMEDNKLRKEYMRKEPDLMDIYKEYENMRTKIK